The following coding sequences lie in one Melospiza melodia melodia isolate bMelMel2 chromosome 10, bMelMel2.pri, whole genome shotgun sequence genomic window:
- the MRPS25 gene encoding small ribosomal subunit protein mS25 — MPMKGRFPVRRTLQYLSQGDVVFKSSVKVMTVNYNTAGELSEGARKFVFFNIPQIQYKNPWVQIMLFRNMTPSPFLRFYLDSGEQVVVDVEDKTNKEITEHIKKILGKSKEILEKEERERKKLSHPATFGPKKYHLRECMCEIEGQVPCPAFVPLPKEMRGKYKGAMKNEA; from the exons ATGCCGATGAAGGGCCGCTTCCCGGTGCGCCGGACCCTGCAGTACCTCAGCCAGGGCGACGTCGTGTTCAAGAGCTCGGTGAAGGTGATGACCGTGAACTACAACACGGCTGGAGAACTGAGCGAAGGCGCAAG AAAGTTCGTGTTTTTCAACATCCCCCAGATCCAGTACAAGAACCCCTGGGTGCAGATCATGCTGTTCAGGAACATGACTCCCTCGCCCTTTCTCCGGTTCTACCTGG ACAGTGGAGAACAAGTTGTGGTAGACGTGGAAGATAAAACCAACAAAGAGATAACAGAGCACATTAAAAAAATCCTGGGGAAAAGCAA AGAAATActtgaaaaagaagaaagagaaaggaaaaaactgTCACATCCAGCAACCTTTGGGCCCAAGAAGTATCATCTGCGAGAATGCATGTGTGAGATTGAAGGCCAAGTTCCCTGTCCTGCTTTTGTACCATTGCCCAAAGAGATGAGGGGAAAATACAAAGGTGCCATGAAAAATGAGGCATGA